A stretch of DNA from Rhizoctonia solani chromosome 9, complete sequence:
TCACGCCAGATGGCACTTGTTACTAGCtgggtataacttccaaatcgtATACCGCCccgggaaacaatcaggaaagccggACGCACTCTCACGCCGATCAGACCATGCCGATATACCTCCTGCCgaccagaccatgctccccgaccctgtctttgccaacgtagCTCTAGTCACTCCTGAAAAGGAACTCCAGCGTCAAATTGAGGCCAGtctagaccaagacaaatccctggaagaaatattacaattcctccagaacgagtccaaggcaccaccGTCTATCAAACGAGCATTTAAGGATTACGAGATGGAAGCAGgcctactcttctaccaagggcgaattgtggtaccagacGTTGGGACATTGAGAACAGACTTGCTCCGTATATTCCacgacagccccttggccgGCCACCCAGGCAGACAACGGACCTTAGAACTGGTATCcaggaactactactggcctggtaTCCGTGCAGAcacgtattggcatgtggactcctgtgaaacgtGCCAAAGGATTAGGAAGCCCAAATACGCGCCGATCCCGCCTCAGCTGCTCGAACTTCCTGTTaaaccctggcaacacgtgtcttacaacatgatagtggATCTGCCCAAGGATGGAAGTAACAACTCCATCTTGGTCATAGTGGATAGCTTCACAAAGTATGgaatctttgtcaaatgttccaagaagctcaaagcacCTGAACTGGCGGAGTTGTTCTTGGagcacgtatggaaacggcATGGTATGCCCAAGAAAACGGTCTCAGATagaggaagggtcttcaataacaaattcctgagggcgctgtacaaacgcctaggaatagacccccacttctcctcggCATACCATCCCCAGAGCGACGGACAGACAGAACGGGTTAACCCATCCATTGAACACTTTCTCAGGGCATACTCAGGAGTcaaccaacgggactggaccaaatggttacccatggccaaatttgcgtacaacaatgcgGTCCACAGCAGCACGGGGAAAACACCATTCAAAGCCTtgtacggatgggaaccgaCCCTGACACCTTCTAACGTACCCACGGATGTACCAGAAGCCGACGACTTAGCCCAggcaatggaggcacaatggagGGAAGTGGAAtcggcactccggcaatccaaGCAACGCATGACGGCCGGAGAAGAGGGAAGCCCAATAgagtttgagattggagaagaagcctggctggacgccaaaaacgtcaacctcaaaaccttaaGTCCAAAGCTTacagaacaacgcctaggaccATTCAAAGTTATTGAGAGAATCTCCGACCGggcctaccgcctagaactgcCTCCTACCATGcgaatccacaacgtcttctacgtAGGACTCCTATCTAAAGTAAAAAGGGACAAGAAACGCGCCTTCAAGAACCgccccccaccagtcaccgtggatggggaagaagaatacgaggtagAGGGGATTACCGATGCAGAAGAACggaacgggaaatggtttttcagggtaaaatggaaaggttacggCTCGGAAgagaacacatgggaaccccgGGAGAATCTGAAGAACGCAGaaaaaattttgaaaaaataCGAAGAAGacatgaagaagaaggccctcggcgctgccaaggcccttagagggggggcagtgtcgtagacacactcgataccagggaatttattcccattttctcggatttgaacgaaggcaaacggacaacattttcgatcacgtgacctcggcgcttatatcatacgctaagcgccgagccacgtccccttccgcgcttatctcagcatacgtagccacctccacctgatgacatcactatgacacgtcagtgacacgtatgcatgagtaaggccaactgcggagcggggttcttatttgattaggtattgcatataatgtatttgtaattagttcacctgtagaatatataaagaggccaaccgaccatggtaacacccaggtcgattacctcttgtcgcatccactcagtgtacgagggccctacagcccagtaaatactaGTTAGCTACTTAGACcctctacaccgccttaagcggctccatcactgtacttagatagctcgtcaccgccttaagcagtcttgtcGTCGTAGGATAGTTGCTCGTTGCCGTAGCTAGGTTTgtcgtcgccttaagcgactcttctcatttgtaccctgcggccacaagcgccatccccctcgacgccctaacggacgtctaggacacagcCACTTGAACTCCTGTCCAGACCCTGGCAGTATATCtcctacaacatgattgttgACTTGCCCAAGGATGGTGGTTATGACTCCATACTAGTCATTgtagacagcttcaccaagtacatAATCTTGGTGGAATGTTCTAAAAAAATAAAGGCACTGGAACTGGCTGACCTACTCTTGCAACACATATGGAAAAAGtacggcatgcctgaaaaGACAATATTGGACTGTGGAAGAGTGTTCAATAATAAATTCCTTGGGGCACTGTACCAATGCCTGGGGATAGACCCCCATTACTCATCTgcctaccacccccagagcaatgGGCAGACAGAACATGTCAACCCATATGTCAAACACTTCCTAAGAGCTTACTCTGGCATCAACCAAaaggactgggtcaaatggctTCCCATGGCTgagtttgcctacaacaatgcagtACACAGTGCCACTGGCAAAACCCTGTTCAAGGCATTACATGGGTGGGAACCTACACTAACACCAAGCAACATACCCACAGATGTGTCAGAAACTGACAGCTTAGCCACccaaatggaagcacaatggaaggaggtTGAATCTGCCCTACAGCAATCCAAGGTCCAAAATGGTAGCTGGAGAAGAAGGACAACCATTGGAATTCCAAGttggagaagaggcctgGTTGGATGCCAAGAACCTTAAATTGAAAACATCAAGTCCCAAACTTACAGAACAAAGGATTGGACCCTTTAAGGTTactgaaaaaatctccaactgCACTTACCAACTGGAACTACCACCAACCATGCAAGTACAtgatgtcttctatgtgggttTATTatctaaggtcaaaagggataaCAAATGCACCTTTGAGAATTgccccccaccagtcaccatagatggggaagaagaatacaaagtagaaggcatcacggacatggaagaaagggatggaAAACTGTTCTtcagggtcaaatggaaggggtatggaccagaagaaaacacatgggagccccaggaaaacctcaaaaatgcaGGAAAAGTTTTGAAGAAGTACAAGGAGGAAATGAGacagaaggcccttggcactgccaaggcccttagagggggggcagtgttgtagacacaatcaataccacagaatttattccaatttccTCAAATTTAAATAAactcaaacagacaacattttctatcacgtgatcttggtgcttatatcatctgctaagcgccaagtcacatccccatccatgcttaccaagcacacatagccacctccacccaatgacatcattatgacacatcagtgacacatatgcatgattAAGGCCacttgcagagcagggttcttattggttatgattTTGCATGTTgtatatttgtaaatagttctctcctgtaatatataaggaggccaaccaaccatggtaacacccaggttgattacctcttgttgcactccacacacTGTACTAGGCCCCACAGCCAGAAACCATTTAGCCACACACCTTAAGTGTTGTTCTCATTGTACCTAGGTAGCTTGTCAATGCCTTACAGCATCTTCtcactgtagtatagctggttgttgttgtaggtagcttgcttgttgccttacgcaactCTTATTTAGTTCTCACTGGCTGCAAGTGCCTGCCTCctcaacatccttacagacatctaggacagctTGCAAGATGTTCTCAACTTTGGTGCAAACCTCTTGGCTAATTTTGGCTTGCTCCAAGAGGGTCTGCTTGATGCAGTTGATTTGGGATTGAAGCCCCCAGAGAAGGTGGATGACCTGCTTGAGTGtgactttgccaagctcaggggaggctggcagAAAAAGGGGTTCCAGCTGTCCCTGATCAACAGGGGAGTGGGCTTAAGAGGGTGGCCAGGAGCAGGTTGCCATTGTGTGTGTGGGATATGACCAGCCAGCATGGGTGGATGCCCAGGATGAAGAACAAGGGGGAgtacaggaggtaatggtgacAGTGTGGGGGAGTGGGTGCCTATATTGGGACTTATGAGTGCTTTATTACTTTATTGCTAAGACCTTCCATCAATTGACCTAGTGTTGAACAGTAGGTGTTACTAATCACAGCCATGGACAGGCATGATGTAGAAcccagtctctgcaagcaggtgtattggctgtctaggtctGCTGGTAAAAAGTGCAGCAACTggtggtatgcagacaattagaaccttttagccttatagcaatttggtactaggtggggacaaagctggtttgattattgacagcaaaaggcaatcccaatcacctgatttcccttgtgctagtactaggggcctttttcttgttgagctaagtgggtgtgctggtgggcacagtttgcaaccaacttaaggttgattacctagtgtcctagatgtccttaaggggcatcAAGTTAGCAGGTGGGTTGTATGTACTAAGTAATAAGAACTGCATAAGGTGGTGGGGGAGCTACCTACAATGACAaactacctaattacaatgACCACACACTATAAGGCAGCAGCAAGCTACATACGTACAGGGGgaacaatgcttaaggtgtaTGACTAACTAATTGCTGGCccaaggccttgtacaatgatgggatacaacaagaggtaattgacctaggtgttaccatggttggttggcctccttatatat
This window harbors:
- a CDS encoding Retrotransposable element Tf2 protein — translated: MIVDLPKDGGYDSILVIVDSFTKYIILVECSKKIKALELADLLLQHIWKKYGMPEKTILDCGRVFNNKFLGALYQCLGIDPHYSSAYHPQSNGQTEHVNPYVKHFLRAYSGINQKDWVKWLPMAEFAYNNAVHSATGKTLFKALHGWEPTLTPSNIPTDVNPRSKMVAGEEGQPLEFQVGEEAWLDAKNLKLKTSSPKLTEQRIGPFKVTEKISNCTYQLELPPTMQVHDVFYVGLLSKVKRDNKCTFENCPPPVTIDGEEEYKVEGITDMEERDGKLFFRVKWKGYGPEENTWEPQENLKNAGKVLKKYKEEMRQKALGTAKALRGGAVL